TGGGTTGGCGCAAAGCACAGGCCAAGTTAAACTCCTCACTGCTGTGATGTATCACGTGCTCGTTCCAAAAATAATTGACATGATGGGACAGATAGTGCTTGATATACCCCGCCAAATCAATCAGAACAAAACTAATCAGATACACCAGCCATGTAGCACGAATATGTACCAAGGCCAAATGCTCTTCCATCCATGTATAACTGATGATGACCAGGGTCAAGCCCAATAGGCTTTTGAGGAGGTTGGTCACTCCAGAACTTAGACTCGAAATGGTATCAAAACTTCGAAAAGTCTGTTTTTTGACCAACCAACCGTATAGGCCTTCGATAAGAAGAAAAAAAATAAAAAAGGGAATAGCAATGAGCAATACTTGGGCGTATGTCTTCATAATCTTAGCTGCTTAGTTTCCAATAATACAGCCAAAACACCCGAAATAAAAGAGAACTACGTATTTATGCTGCACGCATACTATACAACTGTTGCGTCCTGCACTACCTAGATCACCAAATCCTCGGCATATTCCTTGAGCGAAGCATTGAACTTATGGAAGGCCTCTTCCGTAGGGTCCATGACTTTCTTGAGAATCCCCCTGCTAAACACACCCGAAAACCGCTCACCATGCACGAATCGAGTTTGCCCTTCTCCTTCGGGCAAGAAATGAAAATAATGATTGCCCGAAAAAATTCTCCGGTGACCTAAATTCCCTACCCATTCTACCTGTCGTTGATCCTCAATCACGGTCAACTTCGGCCTGAAAGAAGACACCTTTCCATTGAGGTTGACCGTAAGCTTCAGCCGGTGCCCCACTGCCAATTCGCCGGACACCGTCATGATCGAATTCCAATCGCTGTAAGACTCAAAGTCTATAAAAACTCTCCACAACACCTCGATAGGCGCTGCGATCAATATCTCTGTTC
The DNA window shown above is from Reichenbachiella sp. 5M10 and carries:
- a CDS encoding SRPBCC domain-containing protein, which gives rise to MKEIRTEILIAAPIEVLWRVFIDFESYSDWNSIMTVSGELAVGHRLKLTVNLNGKVSSFRPKLTVIEDQRQVEWVGNLGHRRIFSGNHYFHFLPEGEGQTRFVHGERFSGVFSRGILKKVMDPTEEAFHKFNASLKEYAEDLVI